The Mugil cephalus isolate CIBA_MC_2020 chromosome 11, CIBA_Mcephalus_1.1, whole genome shotgun sequence genome includes a window with the following:
- the LOC125016968 gene encoding transcription factor E2F3-like, producing the protein MRRGISSAPDKVILAGVGGSPLDNNIILTALSDRLNPGQANATYIQIITTPPPCNVTQTSSVCLSEPQINNIYTTPQQAAANGAGQRPALGRPPAKRRLALDDSDHQYQSEPARTPRGRGGGAAAANGARLKTPRTPKSPTEKTRYDTSLGLLTKKFVDLLAQSSDGVLDLNLAAETLQVQKRRLYDITNVLEGIHLIKKKSKNNIQWMGCSLLEVEGALSQRQRLTAEVSALAEEEQRLEQLIQRCSLDVRNMSELTSNQKYAYVTYQDMKQLGNLRDQTVIVVKAPSDTKLEVPDPDESLSIHLTSTKGPIEVLLCPDEENDPKSPIKNGNTDINGNSPFVKVLQDPSCTATSPSSFLAPPSSSSAVSVTTLSPISSPYTSLLQQTEDQIPSSLGPFLNLGPPLLDQDDYLLGLGDDQGISDLFDNCDFDKMPPLVLDDLLCS; encoded by the exons ATGAGAAGAGGGATCTCCTCGGCTCCGGACAAAGTGATTTTAGCGGGGGTTGGGGGCTCTCCTCTGGacaataatataattttaacaGCTCTATCGGATCGTTTAAACCCCGGTCAAGCCAATGCTACGTATATCCAAATAATAACCACACCGCCGCCTTGCAACGTTACACAGACATCAAGTGTGTGTTTATCCGAGCCTCAGATCAACAACATTTACACAACTCCACAACAAGCTGCAGCAAACGGAGCAGGACAGCGACCGGCTCTGGGAAGACCCCCG GCGAAAAGACGGTTAGCGCTAGATGATTCAGACCACCAGTACCAGTCAGAACCAGCCAGAACTCCAAGaggtagaggaggtggagctgcagcagccaatGGTGCCCGACTAAAGACGCCCAGAA CGCCAAAGTCTCCAACAGAGAAGACGCGGTACGACACGTCCCTAGGCCTGTTGACAAAGAAGTTTGTGGACCTTCTTGCTCAGTCTTCTGATGGCGTTCTGGACCTCAACCTTGCTGCTGAAACCTTACAG gtaCAGAAAAGACGACTGTATGATATCACCAACGTACTAGAAGGTATTCATCTCATCaagaagaaatcaaagaacaaCATTCAGTGGAT GGGCTGTAGTCTGTTGGAGGTAGAGGGGGCACTGAGCCAGAGACAAAGACTAACCGCCGAAGTTTCTGCACTGGCTGAAGAAGAGCAGAGGCTCGAACAACTCATCCAGAGATGCAGCCTGGACGTGCGAAACATGAGCGAGTTGACAAGCAACCAGAA ATATGCTTATGTAACATACCAAGACATGAAGCAGCTGGGGAACCTCAGAGACCAGACTGTTATTGTCGTCAAAGCGCCTTCTGACACCAAACTTGAAGTACCAGATCCTGATGAG TCTTTATCTATTCATCTGACCAGCACCAAGGGTCCTATAGAAGTCCTGCTCTGCCCGGATGAGGAGAATGACCCTAAGAGCCCAATAAAGAATGGCAACACAGACATCAATGGGAACTCACCCTTTGTCAAAGTCCTCCAAG ATCCCAGCTGCACAGCCACTTCTCCCAGCTCCTTCCTGGCTCCGCCGTCGTCTTCCTCAGCCGTCTCCGTCACAACGCTCTCCCCCATCTCGTCCCCTTACACCAGTCTCCTCCAGCAGACAGAAGACCAGATCCCTTCATCCTTGGGGCCTTTCTTAAACCTCGGGCCTCCTCTCCTGGACCAAGACGACTACTTGTTAGGTTTGGGAGATGATCAGGGAATTAGCGACTTGTTTGACAACTGTGACTTTGATAAAATGCCCCCACTTGTGCTGGATGATCTCCTGTGTAGCTAG